One window of the Falco biarmicus isolate bFalBia1 chromosome Z, bFalBia1.pri, whole genome shotgun sequence genome contains the following:
- the SPMIP6 gene encoding spermatid-specific manchette-related protein 1, whose amino-acid sequence MLFKKTIQEQAPQQLWKENKFVTKGLTMPLVQNPASQGQPKQLVKATMQEYYRNTGDLAAYWPDVYWLARSKVTIAKKKHNSFFVNENEYITRRTSLYNSTASSYPSCSCACAILESIWVMVWLPLLALTLPIPSLSEGEVVADMAHRLPVYTVIGRGPSQGYYSPCPGHRYCLQGLSYSIDGVPANRRHLHTLGERAVRSMPCCSYSPRAMFWTSTHHLQPSSLCRSPTYRWVQWDTSHFKMTGGVQ is encoded by the exons ATGCTCTTCAAAAAGACCATCCAAGAGCAGGCtccacagcagctctggaaggaaaacaagtttgTGACAAAG GGATTAACGATGCCTCTGGTGCAAAATCCAGCAAGCCAAGGTCAGCCCAAGCAGCTAGTTAAGGCAACAATGCAGGAGTACTACAGGAACACCGGTGACCTCGCTGCATACTGGCCTGACGTGTACTGGCTGGCCAGGTCCAAAG TAacaattgcaaaaaaaaagcacaactcATTTTTTGTCAATGAGAATGAATACATCACCAGGAGAACAAGTCTCTACAACAGCACAGCCTCCTCCTACCCAAG CTGTAGCTGTGCCTGTGCCATTCTGGAATCCATCTGGGTGATGGTCTGGCTGCCCCTCCTTGCCCTTACCCTCCCCATCCCTTCACTTTCAGAGGGGGAGGTGGTCGCTGACATGGCTCACAGGCTGCCCGTGTACACTGTGATAGGGAGGGGGCCCTCCCAGGGCTACTACAGCCCCTGTCCTGGGCACCGCTACTGCCTGCAAGGGCTCAGCTACTCCATTGATGGAGTCCCTGCCAACAGAAGGCATCTCCACACACTAGGAGAGAGGGCTGTAAG GAGTATGCCCTGCTGCAGTTACAGCCCCAGAGCCATGTTCTGGACATCTACACATCACCTCCAGCCATCGTCCCTCTGCAGGAGCCCTACATACAGATGGGTTCA GTGGGACACAAGCCACTTCAAAATGACCGGGGGAGTCCAGTGA
- the LOC130142284 gene encoding myogenesis-regulating glycosidase-like, translated as MYTFLPENFTPVKQKPSKELRPMLGAILLGLILFIAAVVAWCYYTVSLRKAERLKTELMDLRADGFVIRNQHGEVVFRLAFRSGSLDLESCSKEGEILSCTRSGRGPLNFFIQTVKPKDTVMCYRVRWEELAPGPAVEHTMFWEDAHWYGGSEMSTQHWPIRLAGYQEPMPYVTSDVYSFRDSFGGILERYWLSSKAAAIKINDSVPFHLGFNATERALFFQARYKDSPYKPPPGQQPFPELSYRVCVGSDVTSIHKYMVRRYFNKPSKIPAENAFRYPIWSTWALYKNNIDQDKLLRFAEKIKKYRFNCSHIEIDDMYTQAYGDFDFDPVKFPNVTEMFAKLREDGFKVTLWTHPFINYNSSNFGVGIERQLFIKEPSGRLPAMVEWWNGIGAILDFTNPAARDWFQSHLRQLRHKYGISSFKFDAGETSYLPKQFSTFRPLSDPSIWSRRYTEMAIPFYELAEVRVGYQSQNISCFFRIIDRDSVWGYELGLKSLIPTVLTISMLGYPFISADMIGGNFLPNKTEGAVEIPDRELYVRWLELSAFMPSMQFSIPPWLYDKEVVEIAQKFTELHESLVAPLLLELAGEVTDTGDPIIRPIWWISPRDEATHRIDSQFLIGDTLMVAPVLEMGKQERDVYLPAGKWRSYKGELFEKTPVLLTDYPVDLDEVAYFLWVS; from the coding sequence ATGTACACCTTCCTGCCCGAGAACTTCACACCAGTGAAGCAGAAGCCCTCCAAGGAGCTGAGGCCCATGCTTGGGGCCATCTTGCTGGGCCTCATCCTGTTCATTGCAGCGGTGGTGGCTTGGTGCTACTACACAGTGTCCCTGCGGAAGGCGGAGCGGCTCAAGACGGAGCTGATGGACCTGCGGGCGGATGGCTTTGTCATCAGGAACCAGCACGGGGAGGTGGTCTTCCGCCTGGCCTTCCGCTCGGGCAGCCTTGACCTGGAGTCGTGCTCCAAGGAGGGCGAGATTTTGAGCTGCACGCGGTCGGGCAGGGGTCCGCTCAACTTCTTCATCCAGACGGTGAAGCCCAAGGACACGGTGATGTGCTACCGTGTGCGCTGGGAGGAGCTggcgcccggcccggcggtGGAGCACACCATGTTCTGGGAGGACGCCCACTGGTATGGGGGCTCAGAGATGAGCACCCAGCACTGGCCCATCCGCCTGGCGGGCTACCAGGAGCCCATGCCCTACGTGACCAGTGATGTCTACTCCTTCCGCGACAGCTTTGGCGGCATCCTCGAGCGCTACTGGCTCTCCTCCAAGGCGGCGGCCATCAAGATCAACGACTCCGTGCCCTTCCACCTGGGCTTCAATGCCACCGAGCGCGCCCTCTTCTTCCAGGCCCGCTACAAGGACTCACCTTACAAGCCCCCACCGGGGCAACAGCCCTTCCCCGAGCTCAGCTACCGCGTCTGCGTGGGCTCCGACGTCACCTCCATCCACAAGTACATGGTGCGCAGGTACTTCAACAAGCCCTCCAAGATCCCTGCTGAGAACGCCTTCCGATACCCCATCTGGTCCACCTGGGCCCTCTACAAGAACAATATCGACCAGGATAAACTCTTGCGATTTGCTGAAAAGATCAAGAAGTACCGTTTTAACTGCAGCCACATTGAAATCGATGACATGTACACACAAGCTTATGGGGACTTTGACTTTGACCCTGTCAAGTTCCCCAACGTAACAGAGATGTTTGCAAAACTGAGGGAAGACGGGTTTAAGGTCACCCTGTGGACTCACCCTTTCATAAACTACAATTCCTCCAATTTTGGGGTGGGAATTGAGCGTCAGCTGTTCATCAAGGAGCCGTCTGGGCGGCTGCCTGCCATGGTCGAGTGGTGGAACGGCATCGGGGCCATCCTGGACTTCACCAACCCAGCAGCCCGGGACTGGTTCCAGAGCCACCTGCGCCAGCTCCGACACAAGTATGGCATCTCATCCTTCAAGTTTGATGCAGGTGAGACCAGCTACCTGCCCAAGCAGTTCAGCACCTTCCGCCCACTCTCAGACCCCAGCATCTGGTCGCGGCGCTACACGGAGATGGCCATCCCCTTCTACGAGCTGGCTGAGGTGCGGGTGGGCTACCAGTCACAGAACATCTCCTGCTTCTTCCGCATCATTGACCGTGACTCCGTCTGGGGCTATGAGCTTGGCCTCAAGTCCCTCATCCCCACGGTGCTCACCATCAGCATGCTGGGGTACCCCTTCATATCCGCTGACATGATAGGCGGGAACTTTCTCCCCAACAAGACGGAGGGCGCGGTGGAGATCCCCGACCGGGAGCTGTACGTGCGGTGGCTGGAGCTGTCAGCCTTCATGCCCTCCATGCAGTTCTCCATCCCGCCCTGGCTCTATGACAAGGAGGTGGTGGAGATTGCACAGAAGTTCACGGAGCTCCATGAGTCGCTGGTGGCCCCGCTGCTGCTGGAACTGGCTGGGGAGGTCACTGACACAGGTGACCCCATCATCCGTCCAATCTGGTGGATCTCACCCCGCGATGAGGCCACTCACAGGATCGACTCCCAGTTCCTGATCGGGGACACCCTCATGGTGGCACCTGTCCTGGAGATGGGCAAGCAGGAACGCGACGTCTACCTGCCAGCGGGCAAGTGGCGCAGCTACAAGGGGGAGCTGTTTGAGAAGACCCCGGTGCTGCTCACGGACTATCCTGTTGACCTGGATGAAGTTGCCTATTTCCTCTGGGTTTCCTAA